In Acinetobacter sp. TGL-Y2, a genomic segment contains:
- a CDS encoding YceI family protein: MNLKTLTLGLTLASVATFSVAKPVAYQIDPTHTATVFTWNHFGFSTPSANFSDIQGTINVDNAKPANSSVNVTIPLSSLNTNVKVLDEHLLKADFFDAEKYPNITFKSTKVQALAQNKYKITGDLTIKNVTKPVVLDAVLNKQAVHPMSKAQTIGFNATTSFDRSAFGVGAYVPNVGDKITVNITTEASVPTAETTKDAAKK, encoded by the coding sequence ATGAATTTAAAAACATTAACATTGGGTTTAACTTTAGCATCTGTAGCGACTTTCAGTGTTGCTAAACCTGTAGCATACCAAATTGACCCAACCCATACTGCGACTGTATTTACCTGGAATCACTTTGGTTTCTCTACGCCATCTGCAAACTTTAGTGATATTCAAGGGACAATCAACGTTGATAATGCAAAACCTGCAAATTCATCTGTAAATGTGACAATTCCGCTTTCGAGCTTAAACACCAATGTCAAAGTTTTGGATGAGCATTTGTTAAAAGCAGATTTTTTTGATGCTGAGAAATATCCAAACATCACTTTTAAAAGTACCAAAGTTCAAGCTTTAGCGCAGAACAAATACAAAATTACAGGTGATTTGACCATTAAAAATGTCACTAAACCAGTGGTGTTGGATGCAGTTTTAAACAAGCAAGCTGTACATCCAATGTCTAAAGCGCAAACCATCGGTTTTAATGCAACGACATCTTTTGATCGTTCTGCTTTTGGTGTAGGTGCTTATGTGCCGAATGTGGGTGATAAAATTACGGTTAATATCACCACTGAAGCCTCTGTTCCTACAGCGGAAACGACTAAAGACGCTGCTAAAAAATAA
- a CDS encoding GNAT family N-acetyltransferase has product MKSNTAIQALNESHEKPWLDLWKGYQAFYQTKIGDDVTRNTWTKLCQAQYAHIYGFVAEVDGKVVGIVHVIEHDSCWTLKPYAYLQDLFTHEAYRGQGIARQLIEHVHTYTQVRQCDRVYWLTHQDNIVAQSLYEKLAKKTGFIQYKL; this is encoded by the coding sequence ATGAAATCAAATACTGCAATTCAAGCATTGAATGAATCACATGAAAAGCCGTGGCTTGATCTATGGAAGGGATATCAGGCATTTTATCAGACTAAAATCGGTGACGATGTAACACGCAATACATGGACTAAGTTATGCCAAGCACAATATGCGCATATATATGGGTTCGTGGCTGAGGTCGATGGCAAAGTAGTGGGAATAGTCCATGTAATTGAACATGACAGTTGTTGGACTTTAAAACCTTATGCCTATTTACAAGATTTATTTACCCATGAAGCGTATCGTGGACAAGGCATTGCACGTCAATTGATTGAACATGTACATACTTATACCCAAGTAAGACAGTGTGATCGTGTGTATTGGCTCACGCATCAAGATAATATAGTTGCACAAAGCTTATACGAAAAACTGGCGAAAAAAACTGGTTTTATCCAATATAAACTTTAA
- the tkt gene encoding transketolase, whose product MTTPLNERRIANAIRVLAMDAVQKANSGHPGAPMGMADIADVVWRDFLNHNPTNPQWANRDRFVLSNGHGSMLHYALLHLTGYDLSIEDLKSFRQLHSKTPGHPELGYAPGIETTTGPLGQGIANAVGFALAEKTLAAQFNKDDIQVVDHFTYCFLGDGCLMEGVSHEACSLAGTLGLGKLVAYYDDNGISIDGEVEGWFSDDTEQRFLAYGWQVLKVDGHDADALRAATLEAKAETAKPTLIICKTVIGLGSPNKQGKEDCHGAPLGNDEIALTRTALGWTDEAFVIPADVYAAWNAKDKGTQAEAAWNDTFAAYAAKYPTEAAELKRRMSGDLPSDFAAKADAFIAETNAKAETIATRKASQNTLQAFGPLLPEMLGGSADLAGSNLTLWKGCQGVQDNPAGNYVHYGVREFGMTAIANGVALHGGFVPYVATFLMFMEYARNAVRMSALMKQRVIHVYTHDSIGLGEDGPTHQPVEQIASLRGTPNLNTWRPCDTVEAAISWKSALVRSEGPSALIFSRQNLPFQTRTDAQIADVAKGAYVLAEEKGELKAIIIATGSEVSLAMEAYAQLEGVRVVSMPCAEEFVKQDAAYREAVLPSNIRARVAVEAAHVDYWWKFVGLDGRVIGMTTYGESAPAKDLYQHFGITTEAVVAAVKEMTA is encoded by the coding sequence ATGACAACCCCGCTGAATGAACGTCGCATTGCCAATGCAATTCGTGTATTAGCAATGGATGCTGTGCAAAAAGCAAATTCTGGACATCCAGGTGCTCCAATGGGGATGGCAGATATTGCCGACGTAGTATGGCGTGATTTTTTAAATCATAACCCGACCAATCCACAATGGGCGAACCGCGATCGTTTCGTCTTGTCCAATGGTCATGGATCAATGCTTCATTATGCATTGTTACATTTGACAGGTTATGATCTTTCGATTGAAGATTTGAAATCTTTCCGTCAATTGCACTCTAAAACCCCAGGTCACCCAGAACTCGGTTATGCACCGGGTATTGAAACGACCACGGGTCCACTGGGTCAAGGTATTGCCAATGCAGTCGGTTTTGCTTTGGCAGAAAAAACCCTAGCTGCGCAATTCAATAAAGATGATATTCAAGTGGTCGATCACTTCACGTATTGTTTCTTGGGTGATGGCTGCTTAATGGAAGGTGTTTCACATGAAGCATGTTCATTGGCAGGAACCTTGGGCCTCGGTAAACTCGTTGCTTACTATGATGACAACGGTATTTCAATTGACGGTGAAGTAGAAGGTTGGTTCTCTGATGATACAGAGCAACGTTTCTTAGCATACGGCTGGCAAGTGCTTAAAGTGGATGGTCATGATGCAGATGCATTACGTGCTGCAACTTTGGAAGCAAAAGCTGAAACGGCTAAACCTACTTTAATTATCTGTAAAACAGTGATTGGTTTGGGTTCACCCAACAAACAAGGTAAAGAAGATTGCCACGGTGCACCATTAGGCAATGACGAAATTGCGTTAACACGTACAGCTTTAGGCTGGACCGATGAAGCTTTTGTTATTCCTGCTGATGTATATGCGGCTTGGAATGCGAAAGACAAAGGTACTCAGGCTGAAGCCGCTTGGAATGACACTTTTGCTGCCTATGCTGCAAAATATCCAACTGAAGCCGCTGAACTGAAGCGTCGTATGTCGGGTGATTTGCCAAGCGATTTTGCTGCCAAAGCAGATGCTTTTATTGCTGAAACCAATGCAAAAGCTGAAACCATTGCAACGCGTAAAGCCAGCCAAAACACCTTACAAGCGTTCGGTCCACTACTACCAGAAATGTTGGGTGGCTCTGCAGATCTTGCAGGTTCTAACCTTACACTTTGGAAAGGTTGCCAAGGTGTTCAAGACAATCCAGCGGGTAACTATGTACACTATGGCGTACGCGAGTTTGGTATGACTGCCATTGCCAATGGTGTAGCCCTTCATGGTGGTTTTGTACCTTACGTGGCTACATTCTTGATGTTTATGGAATATGCACGTAATGCAGTGCGTATGTCTGCACTGATGAAGCAACGTGTGATTCATGTGTATACGCATGACTCGATTGGTTTGGGTGAAGATGGTCCAACGCATCAACCTGTTGAGCAAATTGCATCTTTACGTGGTACACCGAACCTCAACACATGGCGTCCATGTGACACTGTAGAAGCTGCAATTTCTTGGAAATCTGCACTTGTACGTAGTGAAGGTCCATCTGCACTGATCTTCTCTCGTCAAAACCTACCATTCCAAACCCGTACAGATGCTCAAATTGCAGATGTAGCGAAAGGTGCTTATGTATTGGCTGAAGAAAAAGGGGAATTGAAAGCGATCATCATTGCGACGGGTTCTGAAGTGTCACTTGCTATGGAAGCGTATGCACAACTTGAAGGTGTGCGTGTGGTGTCTATGCCGTGTGCTGAAGAATTTGTGAAACAAGATGCGGCTTACCGTGAAGCAGTTCTTCCATCTAACATTCGTGCACGTGTTGCTGTTGAAGCGGCGCATGTCGATTACTGGTGGAAGTTTGTGGGTCTTGATGGTCGTGTGATTGGTATGACGACGTATGGCGAGTCTGCACCTGCAAAAGATTTGTACCAACACTTCGGTATTACCACTGAGGCGGTTGTCGCAGCGGTTAAAGAGATGACAGCTTAA
- a CDS encoding GGDEF domain-containing protein: MSGIVTGEYQYAPMFNLSTIGYPNFKNLFWLASTLYFSVPPFLIGIFILSTILNQWRKREIFITELSQKDDLTGIYNRRVLTQHLLKLDQDPQTVSSYAILLLDLDHFKRVNDTYGHIVGDQVLIQSAQILKQNLRTDDMLGRYGGEEFLIIIHNSHFYEVYRVAERCRQALETSRYLAGVGIEIQVTCSIGIACSESGQNALSILNEADLALYQAKSKGRNQITFA, from the coding sequence ATGAGTGGCATCGTGACAGGGGAATATCAATATGCGCCCATGTTTAATTTGTCAACCATTGGCTATCCCAATTTCAAGAACTTATTCTGGTTGGCAAGTACCTTATATTTTAGTGTGCCACCTTTTCTGATTGGTATATTTATTTTAAGTACTATTTTAAATCAATGGCGTAAGCGTGAAATTTTTATTACAGAACTCAGTCAAAAGGATGATTTAACGGGGATTTATAATCGACGTGTATTGACCCAGCATTTGCTGAAACTTGATCAAGATCCGCAAACCGTGTCTAGCTATGCCATTTTGCTGTTGGATTTAGATCATTTCAAAAGAGTAAATGATACCTATGGTCATATTGTCGGGGATCAAGTCTTGATTCAGTCAGCGCAAATTTTAAAACAAAATTTAAGAACTGATGATATGTTAGGGCGTTATGGCGGTGAAGAGTTTTTAATTATTATTCACAATTCACATTTTTACGAAGTGTATAGAGTCGCAGAACGTTGCAGACAGGCACTCGAGACTTCTAGATATCTGGCGGGTGTTGGCATCGAAATTCAAGTGACCTGTAGTATAGGCATTGCTTGTTCGGAAAGTGGTCAAAATGCTTTGAGTATTCTCAATGAAGCAGATTTGGCTTTATATCAAGCCAAATCAAAGGGACGCAATCAGATCACTTTTGCCTAA
- the metK gene encoding methionine adenosyltransferase has product MREYAVFTSESVSEGHPDKMADQISDAILDAVLKEDPYARVACETLVKTGAVVLAGEITTTANVDFEAIVRQTVNGIGYHHSDLGFDGSTCAVINMIGKQSPEIAQGVDRQKPEDQGAGDQGLMFGYASRETDVLMPAPISYAHRLMEKQAELRRNGNLPWLRPDAKSQVTFAYENGMPVRLDAVVLSTQHDPDISQADLKEAVIEEIVRKVIPADMFHAETKFHINPTGMFVIGGPVGDCGLTGRKIIVDTYGGMARHGGGAFSGKDPSKVDRSAAYAGRYVAKNIVAAGLADKCEIQVSYAIGVAEPTSISINTFNTAKVSEELIIALVREHFDLRPYGITRMLDLIQPMYKQTAAYGHFGREGSDTAFTWEKTDKVEALKASAGL; this is encoded by the coding sequence ATGCGCGAGTACGCTGTATTTACTTCAGAATCTGTAAGCGAAGGTCATCCAGATAAAATGGCTGACCAAATCAGTGATGCTATTTTAGATGCCGTCTTAAAAGAAGATCCGTATGCGCGGGTTGCTTGTGAAACGCTTGTCAAAACAGGTGCTGTCGTTCTTGCAGGTGAAATCACAACAACTGCAAATGTAGACTTTGAAGCGATTGTTCGTCAAACCGTAAACGGTATTGGCTACCATCATTCAGACTTAGGGTTTGATGGTTCGACTTGTGCAGTCATCAATATGATTGGCAAACAGTCTCCAGAGATTGCGCAAGGTGTAGATCGTCAGAAGCCTGAAGATCAAGGTGCTGGTGACCAAGGCTTAATGTTTGGTTATGCAAGCCGTGAAACTGACGTTTTAATGCCTGCACCAATTTCATATGCGCATCGCCTCATGGAAAAACAAGCTGAATTACGTCGTAACGGTAATCTACCTTGGCTACGTCCTGATGCAAAAAGCCAAGTGACTTTTGCGTATGAAAATGGCATGCCGGTTCGTCTAGATGCTGTGGTTCTATCGACTCAACATGATCCAGATATCTCACAAGCTGACTTAAAAGAAGCGGTCATTGAAGAGATTGTAAGGAAAGTGATTCCTGCGGATATGTTCCATGCAGAGACTAAATTCCACATTAATCCAACCGGTATGTTTGTGATTGGCGGTCCTGTCGGTGACTGTGGTCTAACGGGTCGTAAAATTATTGTCGATACTTACGGCGGTATGGCGCGTCACGGTGGTGGTGCTTTCTCGGGTAAAGATCCATCGAAAGTTGACCGTTCTGCTGCATATGCGGGTCGTTATGTTGCAAAAAATATTGTTGCTGCAGGTCTTGCAGACAAATGTGAAATTCAAGTCTCTTATGCGATTGGTGTGGCTGAGCCTACGTCGATTTCAATCAACACCTTCAATACGGCAAAAGTGTCTGAAGAATTGATTATTGCTTTGGTTCGTGAACATTTCGACTTACGCCCATACGGCATTACCCGTATGTTAGACCTGATTCAGCCGATGTATAAGCAAACAGCGGCTTATGGTCACTTTGGTCGCGAAGGTTCTGATACAGCATTTACATGGGAAAAAACAGATAAAGTTGAAGCACTTAAAGCCTCTGCGGGTCTATAA
- a CDS encoding LysE family transporter, with protein MSLLFTICALHFVAQLSPGPDVLLIAKSAATTTRENSLKIILGISLGIVIWVCLTLLGFTVLIEQFPWIQQGLMLVGGLFLAKMGWAMFQGGMRSLNSSADLAEGEILKTEAAQNYFLLGLLTNLSNPKTLIYFSSVFSLALSSSASDYLKMQLAVIIPLQTFMVFAAFMWIMSMPKIKAIYQKSGSYIDIVSGGLFLIFAFWLWYDALVQI; from the coding sequence ATGTCTTTGCTTTTTACCATCTGTGCTCTACACTTTGTGGCACAGCTTAGCCCCGGTCCTGATGTTTTGCTGATTGCAAAAAGTGCCGCCACCACCACACGTGAAAACTCTCTTAAAATTATCTTGGGAATTTCCTTGGGTATTGTAATTTGGGTCTGTTTAACTTTACTGGGTTTTACCGTTCTGATTGAGCAATTCCCTTGGATTCAGCAAGGGCTGATGCTCGTTGGTGGCTTATTTTTAGCAAAAATGGGCTGGGCGATGTTTCAAGGCGGTATGCGCAGTTTAAATTCAAGCGCAGATTTGGCTGAAGGTGAGATTCTAAAAACCGAAGCTGCACAAAATTATTTTTTATTGGGGCTATTGACCAATTTATCCAATCCTAAAACCTTAATTTATTTCAGCAGTGTATTTTCACTGGCTTTAAGCTCATCTGCATCGGACTATTTAAAGATGCAATTGGCGGTGATTATTCCCTTACAAACCTTTATGGTGTTCGCTGCGTTTATGTGGATTATGTCAATGCCAAAAATAAAAGCGATTTATCAAAAATCCGGCAGTTATATCGACATCGTCTCAGGGGGCCTATTTTTAATTTTTGCATTTTGGTTGTGGTACGACGCTTTAGTTCAAATCTGA
- a CDS encoding FxsA family protein, which produces MKLALIVLIGLVLEIFVWIGVGDLVGSMWYVFFWFIAAFFIGMNMIRTHASGLMPQMQQMQQGHMSADPNLTNNLPKIISGLFLMIPGLITDLIALLILIPPVQAAFKAMMMKTMMKRQQAMMEKMMGGMMGDLGGMGGMSGGAQGQNPFADIMRQMQEAQNQQSGRHQDSTIIDGEAREITPEAKKIEMKDVNK; this is translated from the coding sequence ATGAAATTAGCTCTTATTGTTTTAATCGGCTTGGTATTAGAAATATTCGTATGGATCGGGGTAGGTGATCTCGTCGGAAGCATGTGGTATGTATTCTTCTGGTTTATCGCAGCCTTTTTTATCGGTATGAATATGATTCGTACGCACGCTTCAGGACTGATGCCGCAGATGCAACAAATGCAGCAAGGTCACATGAGCGCAGATCCGAACTTAACCAACAACTTACCTAAAATTATTTCGGGTTTATTCCTGATGATTCCGGGATTAATTACAGATCTGATTGCGCTTTTGATTTTGATTCCACCCGTACAAGCTGCGTTTAAGGCCATGATGATGAAAACCATGATGAAGCGTCAGCAAGCCATGATGGAAAAAATGATGGGTGGTATGATGGGCGATCTAGGTGGCATGGGTGGTATGAGCGGCGGTGCTCAAGGTCAAAACCCGTTTGCAGACATTATGCGTCAAATGCAAGAAGCGCAAAATCAACAATCAGGTCGTCATCAGGACTCGACTATCATTGATGGCGAAGCACGTGAAATTACACCTGAAGCAAAAAAAATTGAAATGAAAGATGTAAATAAATAA
- the ruvC gene encoding crossover junction endodeoxyribonuclease RuvC, which yields MSLIIGIDPGSRLTGYGIIQKEGQKLIFVDAGTIRTETPDMPERLKRIFAGIDRIVKFHGPTEAAVEQVFMAVNPDSALKLGQARGAAIAALTFSDLQVAEYTARQIKQSVVGYGAADKEQVQMMVMRILNLSIKPQSDAADALAAAICHAHASGSMSKMAVLNALGGMARGRSRTSSRRR from the coding sequence ATGTCATTAATTATTGGTATCGATCCTGGTTCACGGTTAACGGGTTATGGAATCATTCAAAAGGAAGGTCAAAAATTAATATTTGTTGATGCAGGTACCATTCGCACAGAAACCCCGGACATGCCAGAACGCTTAAAGCGAATTTTTGCAGGGATTGACCGAATCGTCAAATTTCATGGTCCTACAGAGGCTGCGGTAGAACAAGTATTTATGGCAGTCAACCCAGATTCTGCGCTGAAATTAGGTCAAGCGCGAGGTGCTGCCATAGCAGCACTGACTTTTTCAGACTTACAAGTGGCTGAATATACCGCACGCCAAATTAAGCAATCTGTGGTTGGCTACGGCGCCGCAGATAAAGAACAAGTCCAAATGATGGTCATGCGCATCTTAAACTTAAGCATTAAACCGCAATCGGATGCAGCCGATGCACTCGCCGCGGCCATTTGTCATGCGCATGCCTCAGGCAGTATGTCCAAGATGGCAGTTCTGAATGCTTTGGGTGGCATGGCACGTGGGCGTAGCCGGACCAGCAGTCGAAGGAGATAG
- a CDS encoding WG repeat-containing protein, producing MAHRLNVYTYSHRSKKIGFQICEWKYEIPLLFIPLLSNPQIVEDQLYFDRNSGIKNLRLFYFFLEKSLCLEQHEDFQKYRQKVFQYLTELPDEMLVLNATDVFNLSRQPHEQQAQQYLQHINEKNVLIENAISLGNLDLLQNLLDECHYDHWLAVLEHENNQYGWRLFEVGQFNHTEVYIYQDHQHFGLKDKQQKIILYATYDEIWSFTLNGLAIVKKNDVFGLIDTLGQVVVQIEWDWIKHVDDHQYFRCVVYRSKYANLMDLKTGELLFNTWFTEITCFYNGYIQIQENEYFSILDHHLNPVIKNHPSSFEIWDEHIFFTQSDRKAYKNFYHCSGTYLGQYYPEYLRKISDDYILIKPIKRLEQYFRLLNMQGVIVFDHIQRIQLEDQAQHILIFQNQIWQVYDLNAHQITRSL from the coding sequence ATGGCACATCGACTTAATGTATACACCTATAGCCATCGATCAAAAAAAATTGGCTTTCAAATTTGCGAGTGGAAATATGAGATTCCGCTGCTATTTATTCCTTTATTGAGTAATCCGCAAATCGTTGAAGATCAACTTTATTTTGATCGAAATTCGGGGATAAAAAATCTTCGATTATTCTATTTTTTTTTAGAAAAAAGTTTATGTTTAGAGCAACATGAAGATTTTCAAAAATACCGTCAAAAAGTATTTCAATATTTAACTGAACTTCCTGATGAAATGTTGGTCTTAAATGCAACTGATGTGTTCAACTTATCAAGGCAGCCTCATGAGCAACAAGCACAACAATACCTGCAACACATTAATGAGAAAAATGTTCTGATTGAAAACGCAATCTCGCTAGGCAATCTAGATCTGCTTCAGAATTTATTAGATGAATGTCATTATGATCATTGGCTGGCTGTGCTCGAACATGAAAATAACCAATATGGCTGGCGATTATTTGAAGTCGGACAATTTAATCATACTGAAGTTTATATCTATCAAGACCATCAGCATTTTGGTTTAAAAGATAAACAACAAAAAATCATTTTATATGCTACTTATGATGAAATTTGGTCATTTACACTCAATGGTCTTGCTATTGTCAAAAAAAATGACGTATTTGGTCTTATCGACACCCTAGGACAGGTTGTTGTGCAAATTGAATGGGATTGGATTAAGCACGTTGACGATCATCAGTATTTTCGCTGTGTTGTATACCGAAGTAAATATGCAAACTTAATGGATCTAAAAACAGGAGAGCTTCTATTTAATACTTGGTTTACAGAAATAACGTGTTTTTATAATGGTTATATTCAAATACAAGAAAATGAATATTTTTCAATTTTAGACCATCACTTAAATCCAGTCATTAAAAATCACCCATCTAGCTTTGAAATTTGGGATGAACATATTTTTTTTACACAATCAGATCGCAAAGCTTACAAAAACTTTTATCATTGTTCTGGAACTTATTTAGGACAATATTATCCTGAATATTTACGAAAAATTTCAGATGACTATATTTTAATTAAACCCATTAAACGTTTAGAACAATATTTTCGTCTGTTGAATATGCAGGGTGTTATTGTCTTCGACCACATACAGCGAATTCAATTAGAGGATCAGGCACAACATATTTTGATCTTCCAAAATCAAATATGGCAAGTGTACGATCTGAACGCCCATCAAATCACTCGTTCGCTTTAA
- a CDS encoding bifunctional ADP-dependent NAD(P)H-hydrate dehydratase/NAD(P)H-hydrate epimerase, which yields MHSQVYHSRDIRAWEQRWFAQQNSAYGLMQQAAWAITQRMMAKLDIQNNKDLKIAVCCGQGNNAGDGYLLAKYLTQHGYDVEIYAAELGASALLMQAKHEAQQAGLTIHTGFDFLRSYDVYVDALFGIGLNRTLSDEWQAIIQNINVQSGLKIAIDIPSGLDANTGQTLPIAFKADYTLTILGLKIGLFTAQGKEYAGKIEILSLIPQDAALKALAQLSPTNIELPKRQAFGHKGSYGHVLIVGGHAEMGGAVILAAEAAFHAGAGKVTVACHAKHHSAILSRAPNIMLRDIDALSSSDIDVLLEQVDAVSFGMGLGRDAWAEQMYLKWFDQINSSNLEVVLDADALWFLALNPSMLKLKTYATPHPGEAAKLLGIRTQDIELDRVAAIQRLKQHYAGEWVLKGAGSLILEEILIKDKLLPNIQSEKEMLPQNQLWVCTLGNAGMATGGMGDVLSGMIASLKAQFQAQIQLHQIVTLHGLAGDELAKGGMRGVQAQHMSEAIYQVVNR from the coding sequence ATGCATTCGCAAGTTTATCACAGCCGCGATATACGCGCATGGGAGCAGCGCTGGTTTGCTCAGCAAAATAGCGCCTATGGCTTAATGCAGCAGGCAGCATGGGCAATAACTCAGCGAATGATGGCTAAACTCGACATACAAAATAACAAAGATTTAAAAATAGCGGTGTGCTGTGGTCAAGGTAACAATGCAGGTGATGGCTATTTACTTGCAAAATATTTAACTCAGCACGGTTATGACGTTGAAATCTATGCCGCAGAATTAGGCGCTTCAGCATTATTAATGCAAGCAAAGCATGAGGCGCAACAAGCAGGGCTTACCATTCATACTGGGTTTGATTTTCTTAGAAGTTATGATGTTTATGTCGATGCTTTATTTGGGATAGGTTTGAATCGTACTTTAAGTGATGAATGGCAAGCCATTATTCAAAACATCAATGTCCAATCAGGTTTAAAAATTGCGATTGATATTCCCAGTGGACTCGATGCCAATACAGGGCAAACACTCCCAATCGCTTTTAAGGCAGATTATACATTGACCATTTTGGGGCTAAAAATAGGACTATTTACCGCTCAAGGCAAAGAATATGCCGGTAAAATTGAGATCCTTTCACTGATTCCTCAAGATGCAGCGCTTAAAGCTCTCGCGCAACTATCTCCAACTAATATTGAACTTCCTAAGCGTCAAGCGTTTGGGCATAAAGGCAGTTATGGTCATGTTCTCATCGTGGGTGGGCACGCAGAGATGGGCGGTGCGGTGATATTGGCGGCAGAGGCTGCATTTCATGCAGGCGCAGGTAAAGTCACTGTCGCCTGTCATGCCAAACATCACAGCGCTATTTTATCCCGTGCACCGAATATCATGCTTCGCGATATAGATGCTTTATCTTCAAGCGATATTGACGTGTTGCTTGAGCAGGTGGATGCAGTCAGTTTCGGTATGGGCTTAGGACGAGATGCTTGGGCTGAACAGATGTATTTAAAATGGTTCGATCAAATCAATTCATCGAATTTGGAGGTGGTTCTAGATGCAGATGCACTCTGGTTTTTAGCATTAAATCCCTCCATGTTAAAACTCAAGACGTATGCAACACCTCATCCTGGCGAGGCAGCTAAACTTTTAGGCATAAGGACTCAAGACATTGAATTAGATCGTGTGGCCGCTATTCAGCGCTTAAAGCAACACTATGCGGGTGAGTGGGTACTCAAAGGTGCGGGCAGTCTTATTTTAGAAGAGATATTGATAAAAGATAAACTTCTACCAAATATACAGTCTGAAAAAGAGATGCTGCCGCAAAATCAACTCTGGGTCTGTACATTAGGCAATGCCGGCATGGCGACAGGTGGCATGGGTGATGTACTTTCAGGCATGATTGCCAGCTTAAAAGCCCAGTTTCAAGCTCAGATTCAACTGCATCAAATTGTGACCTTGCATGGTTTAGCAGGGGATGAACTGGCGAAAGGGGGTATGCGTGGTGTCCAAGCACAGCATATGAGTGAAGCGATTTATCAGGTGGTAAATCGTTAA
- the queG gene encoding tRNA epoxyqueuosine(34) reductase QueG, giving the protein MTTSTSSHKIQLDQMDPHALKAWIKAQALALGFADCVIAQPDAQAELPRIQEYLDRGYHGDMIFLAENLEKRANPALLVPGTKSIICVRMNYLVETPKPRYVPYEPNAAIIARYARGRDYHKVMRGRLKTLAIQIKAKVGEFESRPFADSAPIFEKSLAESAGMGWTGKHTLLIHKKSGSFFVLGELFTSLDLPFDSPTTAHCGSCTACIDICPTKAIVEPYMLDARKCIAYLTIEYQGIIPIELRRGIGNRVFGCDDCQLICPWNGFAQKATIDDFNPRYDLDTVSLLDLWQWDEVTFLARTEGSPLRRTGYQSFMRNVAIGLGNAPYSAQILEQLKLKREAQSQLVQVHIDWAIQEQNMKQ; this is encoded by the coding sequence ATGACTACGTCCACGTCTTCACATAAAATTCAATTGGATCAGATGGATCCTCATGCTTTAAAAGCGTGGATTAAAGCACAAGCCTTAGCCTTGGGTTTTGCTGATTGTGTCATTGCCCAACCGGATGCTCAAGCAGAATTGCCAAGAATTCAAGAGTATTTAGACCGTGGTTATCACGGCGATATGATTTTTTTGGCAGAAAATCTAGAAAAAAGAGCCAATCCTGCACTCTTAGTTCCGGGCACCAAAAGCATTATTTGTGTGCGAATGAATTACTTGGTTGAAACACCCAAACCTCGTTATGTGCCCTATGAACCGAATGCCGCCATTATCGCTCGCTATGCTCGAGGACGCGATTATCATAAGGTCATGCGTGGACGTTTAAAAACACTGGCAATTCAAATTAAAGCCAAAGTTGGTGAGTTTGAATCTCGTCCTTTTGCAGATTCAGCCCCTATTTTTGAAAAATCCTTAGCAGAAAGTGCAGGTATGGGTTGGACAGGAAAACACACTTTACTCATTCATAAAAAATCAGGATCATTTTTTGTTTTGGGTGAGCTATTTACCTCATTGGATTTACCTTTTGACTCACCCACTACAGCGCACTGCGGCTCCTGTACTGCATGCATTGATATTTGTCCAACTAAAGCCATTGTTGAACCCTATATGCTCGATGCACGAAAATGCATTGCCTATTTAACCATTGAGTATCAAGGCATTATTCCGATTGAGCTGCGCCGCGGTATTGGTAATCGCGTTTTTGGCTGTGATGACTGTCAGCTCATTTGCCCATGGAATGGTTTTGCCCAAAAGGCCACTATAGATGACTTTAACCCACGTTACGACCTAGATACGGTCAGCCTTTTGGATTTATGGCAATGGGATGAAGTCACTTTTTTAGCACGTACTGAAGGTAGTCCCCTGCGTCGAACTGGCTATCAAAGTTTTATGCGTAATGTCGCCATTGGACTGGGTAATGCGCCATATTCAGCACAAATTCTTGAGCAACTGAAATTAAAACGTGAAGCACAAAGTCAACTTGTGCAAGTCCATATTGATTGGGCCATTCAAGAACAGAACATGAAACAATAA